From Desulfatibacillum aliphaticivorans DSM 15576, the proteins below share one genomic window:
- a CDS encoding acetyl-CoA carboxylase biotin carboxyl carrier protein → MAKKKVKAKMSGVFYRRPAPEEPAYCEVGDVVKKKQVLALLETMKVFQKVKSTADGKIVEILAENEQPLKDGDVMFIIETE, encoded by the coding sequence ATGGCAAAGAAAAAAGTCAAAGCAAAAATGTCCGGCGTTTTTTACAGAAGGCCCGCCCCCGAAGAACCCGCTTATTGCGAAGTGGGCGACGTGGTTAAGAAAAAACAGGTCCTGGCCCTGCTGGAAACCATGAAGGTTTTCCAGAAAGTCAAATCCACGGCGGACGGAAAGATCGTGGAAATCCTGGCTGAAAATGAACAGCCCCTGAAGGACGGGGACGTGATGTTCATCATCGAAACGGAATAA
- a CDS encoding acyl-CoA carboxylase subunit beta, translated as MSERMNEAINRLAEIQKQNLLGGGQKHVDRQHARNKMTARERIDALLDPGTFLEVGSCVNTTSVRMDGRTTDAPCDGAITGTGKVDGRLIGVYSSDFTVLGGSLGAQHLQKCSEWIIQCTKLGIPMVWLLDSSGGRLGYQDVMFAGIEWYFCTISRSSGVVPQINVLMGPCIAGQAYAPTLCDFLLMSRETANLWLAGPRQAKAATSEDIDKSVGSADYHVAHSGTCDVVGDNDAETIAKTRELLSYLPSNFREKPPVKEAPADSLCDVDKLLELVPDDLAKTYDMHEVIKVLVDDGDYFEVKDQYAKNLICCFARMDGKPVGIVANNPAEPGSIMEINSCDKYYRFLQVLDAFNIPLVTLVDTPPFVPGEEQEEKGLLRHFGKIVDVYTTSTIPKISIVLREAYADAGAMIMGVSKGMGADAALAWPIAQYAVEASELDYREVVKGMEDDAYEGYLNWGREKTDVFDVARGFTTQVVDEIIHPKETRKRIIQSLELFKNKEEELPLRAKCHGTMPS; from the coding sequence ATGTCTGAACGAATGAACGAAGCAATTAACAGGCTTGCTGAAATACAGAAGCAAAACCTGCTGGGAGGCGGCCAGAAGCACGTTGACCGGCAGCACGCCAGAAACAAGATGACGGCCAGGGAGCGCATTGACGCCCTGCTGGATCCCGGCACATTTCTGGAAGTCGGCTCCTGCGTTAACACCACCAGCGTCAGGATGGACGGCAGAACCACGGACGCCCCCTGCGACGGCGCCATCACCGGCACGGGCAAGGTGGACGGCCGGCTCATTGGCGTGTATTCCAGCGATTTCACGGTCCTGGGCGGATCTTTAGGCGCCCAGCACCTGCAAAAATGCTCCGAATGGATCATCCAATGCACCAAGCTGGGCATTCCCATGGTCTGGCTGCTGGACTCCTCGGGAGGCCGCCTGGGCTACCAGGACGTCATGTTCGCCGGCATTGAGTGGTATTTCTGCACCATCTCACGCAGTTCCGGCGTCGTGCCTCAGATCAACGTGCTCATGGGCCCCTGCATTGCAGGCCAGGCTTACGCCCCGACCCTGTGCGACTTCCTGCTCATGAGCCGGGAGACCGCCAACCTGTGGCTGGCCGGCCCCAGGCAGGCCAAGGCCGCCACGTCCGAGGATATCGACAAGTCCGTGGGCAGCGCCGATTACCACGTAGCCCATTCCGGCACCTGCGACGTTGTCGGGGACAACGATGCGGAAACCATTGCAAAAACCAGGGAGCTCTTAAGCTATCTGCCTTCCAATTTCCGGGAAAAGCCTCCGGTCAAGGAAGCACCCGCCGACTCCTTGTGTGATGTGGACAAGCTCCTGGAGCTGGTTCCTGACGACCTGGCCAAGACCTATGACATGCATGAAGTCATCAAGGTTTTGGTGGACGACGGCGATTATTTTGAGGTCAAGGACCAATACGCCAAGAACCTCATCTGCTGCTTCGCCCGCATGGACGGCAAGCCCGTGGGCATAGTCGCCAATAACCCGGCCGAGCCCGGAAGCATCATGGAAATCAATTCCTGCGATAAATACTACCGTTTTCTCCAGGTGTTGGACGCCTTCAACATCCCCCTGGTGACTCTGGTGGACACCCCGCCTTTCGTTCCCGGCGAAGAGCAGGAAGAAAAAGGCCTCTTACGCCACTTCGGCAAAATCGTGGACGTTTACACAACCTCCACCATTCCCAAAATCAGCATCGTCCTGCGGGAAGCATACGCCGACGCCGGCGCCATGATCATGGGCGTCTCCAAAGGCATGGGCGCGGACGCAGCCTTGGCATGGCCCATCGCCCAATACGCCGTGGAAGCCTCGGAGCTGGATTACCGGGAAGTGGTTAAAGGCATGGAGGACGACGCTTACGAAGGCTACCTGAACTGGGGCCGGGAAAAAACCGACGTGTTCGACGTGGCCAGGGGCTTTACCACCCAGGTGGTGGACGAAATCATCCATCCCAAAGAAACCAGGAAAAGAATCATCCAATCTTTGGAGCTGTTCAAAAATAAAGAGGAAGAACTTCCCCTCAGGGCCAAGTGCCACGGCACGATGCCCTCATAA
- the accC gene encoding acetyl-CoA carboxylase biotin carboxylase subunit — protein MFKKILAANRGEIALRVIRACKELEIPCVAVYSEADAESLHVRLADESVCIGPAISAKSYLSIDNIIKAAKDTGADAIHPGYGYLAEKKDFALACQENGITFIGPKPDNLALAGDKIAAKTAMQKAGVPVTPSSPGGVDTVAEAKEFAKEIGYPIMVKASGGGGGRGIKICFNDEEVEEEFPMAKMEGRTAFGNDEVYVEKFLTKPRHIEFQILADKQGNVIHLGERECSIQRRYQKLVEESPSPALTPELRAAMGQAAINAAKAVDYENAGTVEFLLDGDMNFYFMEINSRIQVEHPVTELVTGVDLVKEQIRLAAGGTLDYTFDDLNLRGWAIECRINAEDPEKHFMPSPGTIEDYNPPAGFGVRLDSHLYQGYELPPFYDSLIGKLVAFDLTREGAIQVMKRALKEFIIGPIKTTIPLHLIIMDDDEFKAGNFDTSFITKYVPEEDDDDDDDDDDDDDDDDDD, from the coding sequence ATGTTTAAGAAAATTCTGGCGGCGAACCGGGGGGAGATCGCCCTGCGCGTAATCCGGGCATGCAAGGAGCTGGAAATCCCGTGCGTGGCCGTGTATTCCGAAGCGGACGCGGAATCTCTGCACGTCCGGCTTGCGGACGAAAGCGTGTGCATCGGTCCCGCCATCAGCGCAAAGAGCTATTTGAGCATTGATAATATCATCAAGGCGGCCAAGGACACCGGCGCCGACGCCATTCATCCCGGCTACGGCTATTTGGCGGAAAAGAAGGATTTCGCCCTCGCCTGCCAGGAAAACGGGATTACCTTCATCGGCCCCAAACCCGACAACCTGGCCCTGGCCGGGGATAAAATCGCGGCGAAAACAGCCATGCAAAAGGCCGGCGTTCCGGTTACGCCCAGCAGCCCGGGCGGCGTGGATACGGTGGCGGAAGCCAAGGAGTTCGCCAAGGAAATCGGCTATCCCATCATGGTCAAGGCCTCGGGCGGAGGCGGCGGCCGCGGCATTAAGATCTGCTTTAATGACGAAGAGGTGGAAGAAGAATTTCCCATGGCCAAGATGGAAGGCCGCACCGCCTTCGGCAACGACGAAGTCTATGTGGAAAAATTCCTCACCAAACCCCGGCACATCGAGTTTCAGATCCTGGCCGACAAGCAAGGCAACGTCATCCATCTTGGGGAAAGGGAATGCTCCATCCAGCGGCGGTATCAAAAGCTGGTGGAAGAGTCCCCCTCCCCGGCCCTTACGCCTGAATTGCGGGCGGCCATGGGCCAGGCGGCTATCAACGCCGCCAAAGCAGTGGATTACGAAAACGCCGGAACCGTGGAATTCCTCCTGGACGGCGACATGAATTTCTACTTCATGGAAATCAACTCCCGCATCCAGGTGGAGCATCCGGTGACCGAACTGGTCACGGGCGTGGATCTGGTCAAGGAGCAAATCCGGCTGGCGGCCGGCGGAACCCTGGATTACACCTTCGACGACCTCAACCTGCGCGGATGGGCCATTGAATGCCGCATCAACGCGGAGGATCCGGAGAAGCATTTCATGCCCAGCCCGGGAACCATCGAGGATTACAATCCGCCGGCGGGCTTCGGCGTTCGCCTGGACAGCCATCTGTACCAGGGCTATGAACTGCCGCCCTTTTACGATTCCCTGATCGGCAAGTTAGTGGCCTTCGACCTGACCAGGGAAGGCGCCATTCAGGTTATGAAACGGGCTTTGAAGGAATTCATCATAGGCCCCATCAAGACAACCATCCCCCTGCATCTGATCATCATGGACGACGATGAGTTCAAGGCGGGAAACTTCGACACCAGCTTCATCACCAAGTACGTCCCGGAAGAAGATGACGATGATGACGATGATGACGATGACGACGATGACGACGACGACGACGATTAA
- a CDS encoding acyl-CoA dehydrogenase family protein → MSDAVKAQEYFGKEHDMFRKAIRDFVKKEIVPNIDEWEEQGAFPVELYKKAAELGYIGLGFPEELGGQGGDVFLTIVAAEELMRSGSGGFSASLGSLGIALPPIVGHGTPEQKAKFITPVLKGDRIAALGVTEPSGGSDVANLKTTAVRDGDHYVVNGSKTFITSGTRAHQLTTAVRTGGDGHKGISFLVIESDTPGYSTSPPMKKMGWWASDTAEIYFDNCRVPVENLIGEENKGFYYIMENFQNERLSLAVMANVTAQMAFEECVKYVKQREAFGKTLNAYQVTRHKLVDMATLIEASTEFTYRVAAKMNGGIPQIKEVSMAKNFACQIADKVTFDAVQIFGGYGYMRGHLVERLYRDNRILSIGGGTTEIMKEIISNFI, encoded by the coding sequence ATGAGCGATGCAGTAAAAGCGCAAGAGTATTTTGGCAAGGAACATGACATGTTCCGCAAAGCCATCCGGGATTTTGTCAAAAAAGAGATCGTCCCCAATATTGACGAATGGGAAGAGCAGGGAGCCTTTCCCGTGGAGCTTTACAAGAAAGCGGCCGAACTGGGATACATCGGCCTGGGCTTTCCCGAAGAACTGGGAGGCCAGGGCGGGGATGTGTTTTTAACCATCGTCGCAGCCGAGGAATTGATGCGTTCCGGCTCCGGAGGTTTTTCCGCCAGCCTGGGTTCCCTGGGCATCGCCCTGCCGCCCATTGTGGGGCACGGCACCCCAGAGCAGAAGGCGAAATTCATCACGCCGGTCTTGAAGGGGGATCGCATCGCGGCCCTGGGCGTGACCGAGCCTTCCGGCGGATCCGACGTGGCCAACCTGAAAACCACCGCCGTCCGGGACGGAGACCATTACGTGGTCAACGGAAGCAAGACCTTCATCACCAGCGGGACCAGGGCGCACCAACTCACCACGGCGGTCCGCACCGGCGGAGACGGCCACAAGGGCATCAGCTTTTTGGTCATCGAGTCCGACACTCCCGGCTACTCCACCTCCCCTCCCATGAAAAAAATGGGCTGGTGGGCTTCCGACACGGCTGAAATTTACTTTGACAACTGCCGGGTGCCCGTTGAAAACCTCATCGGCGAGGAAAACAAGGGCTTCTATTATATTATGGAAAACTTCCAGAACGAGCGCCTGTCCCTGGCGGTCATGGCCAATGTCACCGCGCAAATGGCTTTTGAGGAATGCGTCAAATACGTCAAACAGCGCGAAGCATTCGGCAAGACCTTGAACGCCTACCAGGTGACCCGCCACAAACTGGTGGACATGGCCACGTTGATCGAAGCCAGCACCGAATTCACATACCGGGTGGCCGCCAAGATGAACGGAGGGATTCCCCAAATCAAGGAAGTCTCCATGGCCAAGAATTTCGCCTGCCAGATCGCCGACAAAGTAACCTTTGATGCGGTTCAGATTTTCGGCGGCTACGGATACATGCGCGGACATCTGGTGGAAAGGCTATACCGTGACAACCGCATCCTGTCCATTGGAGGGGGAACCACGGAAATCATGAAGGAAATCATTTCCAATTTTATTTAG
- a CDS encoding MBL fold metallo-hydrolase: protein MQKIIRLRTGFANVWLLKGKQGYLMVDAGLPGKHRILFNRLKRLNISPEEIRLIVITHVHFDHAGNLAAIVKRSGCPVIVHKAEAGDLAGGRWQVPNGTIPFTRAAVRLGRRLPGLLARLTQFEAVRPDITIESPMSLKSWGFDADILLTPGHTSGSISVMTHDGHAMVGDLAYNEMPRFYKRRIPPFGNDLNILKESWAVLLENGAKTIHPGHGASFDAAELD from the coding sequence ATGCAGAAAATCATCAGGCTGCGCACCGGTTTCGCCAATGTATGGCTTTTAAAAGGAAAGCAAGGATATTTGATGGTGGACGCCGGCCTTCCCGGCAAGCACAGAATTTTATTCAATCGATTGAAGCGCCTGAATATTTCGCCTGAGGAGATCCGGCTGATTGTTATCACCCACGTGCATTTCGACCACGCGGGAAACCTGGCGGCCATAGTCAAACGCAGCGGATGCCCGGTGATCGTACACAAAGCGGAGGCCGGGGACCTGGCTGGCGGGCGCTGGCAGGTCCCCAACGGAACGATTCCGTTCACCAGGGCCGCGGTGCGGCTGGGCAGGCGGCTTCCGGGCCTGCTGGCTCGCTTGACCCAATTCGAGGCGGTCAGGCCGGATATAACCATAGAATCGCCCATGTCCTTAAAGTCCTGGGGTTTTGACGCGGACATCCTGCTCACGCCAGGCCACACCTCCGGGTCCATATCCGTTATGACCCATGACGGCCATGCCATGGTGGGCGATCTTGCCTACAACGAAATGCCGCGTTTTTATAAAAGGCGCATTCCTCCTTTTGGAAACGATCTAAACATTTTGAAAGAAAGTTGGGCCGTGTTGTTGGAAAACGGCGCGAAAACCATACATCCCGGGCATGGCGCCTCTTTTGACGCCGCGGAGTTGGATTAA
- a CDS encoding 1-aminocyclopropane-1-carboxylate deaminase/D-cysteine desulfhydrase produces MPGIIWNRELPLLFKHHESLRENIPWTPLVEQATPVERLDALSREAGADIWVKRDDLTSPVYGGNKVRKLEFLLAHAQKKGSKALITMGALGTNHGLATAMFGKKAGLDVVLKLTDQPVNEHVLQNLRLFASLGAKMDYCGGASGTVWSYYIAHRLQNAGGYYIPAGGSNSRGVLGYVEAGLEIADQVSQGVLPRPKKVFVAAGTCGTLAGLTLGFSLADMKTSVHGVRVTPTYMANRNKVMGLALRSHALLKYHGAKIPEFRSNAGSLEIDSRQYGAGYGHETPQGQRAVSMAWDLEGVKLDPTYTGKTFAAVLDEAPKAKGPVLFINTFNSVDMTDQAEAVAPDSLPKPLAQFFPAA; encoded by the coding sequence ATGCCTGGAATAATTTGGAACAGAGAGCTTCCTCTGTTGTTCAAACATCATGAAAGCCTGCGGGAGAACATCCCTTGGACCCCCCTGGTGGAGCAGGCGACGCCGGTGGAGCGTCTGGATGCTCTAAGCCGGGAGGCCGGGGCCGATATCTGGGTGAAACGGGACGACCTCACTTCTCCGGTGTATGGAGGCAATAAGGTCCGCAAGTTGGAGTTTTTGCTGGCGCATGCCCAGAAGAAGGGCAGCAAGGCATTGATTACCATGGGGGCTTTAGGCACCAACCATGGGCTGGCCACGGCCATGTTCGGAAAAAAGGCGGGCCTGGATGTGGTGTTGAAGTTGACGGATCAGCCCGTGAACGAGCATGTTTTGCAAAACCTTCGCCTATTTGCCTCGTTGGGCGCCAAGATGGATTACTGCGGCGGGGCTTCAGGAACGGTCTGGTCGTATTACATCGCCCACCGCCTGCAAAATGCGGGAGGCTATTATATTCCCGCCGGGGGCTCCAACTCCCGGGGAGTCCTGGGCTATGTGGAGGCCGGGCTTGAAATCGCGGACCAGGTCAGCCAAGGGGTCCTTCCCAGGCCTAAAAAGGTCTTTGTCGCGGCGGGTACGTGCGGCACTTTGGCCGGATTGACCCTGGGCTTTTCTCTGGCCGACATGAAAACCAGCGTCCACGGGGTGCGGGTGACGCCCACGTACATGGCCAATCGGAACAAGGTGATGGGGCTGGCTTTGCGTTCCCACGCCCTGCTCAAATATCACGGCGCTAAAATTCCCGAATTCCGGTCCAATGCGGGAAGCCTGGAAATCGATTCCCGGCAGTACGGCGCGGGATACGGCCACGAAACGCCCCAGGGCCAGCGGGCCGTGAGCATGGCCTGGGACCTGGAAGGCGTCAAGCTGGACCCCACCTATACGGGCAAGACCTTTGCGGCCGTACTGGACGAGGCCCCCAAGGCCAAGGGGCCGGTGCTGTTTATCAACACCTTCAATTCCGTGGACATGACCGATCAGGCGGAGGCCGTCGCCCCCGATTCCCTGCCCAAGCCGTTGGCGCAGTTTTTTCCCGCCGCCTGA
- a CDS encoding nitroreductase family protein encodes MLEKHKHISFPPKTDFPIFQVDDEKCIGCGRCVNSCPIQLLMLNSDKKARPNERYDHFRCICCQNCAASCPNDAITILGDYRVHEGFWKNDNLFEGGKTFPDPLYSRNGAKYEDYKDQLTETEKVIYNRRSIRLYKKKRVSKEMVHRVIEAGRFAPSAGNNQPWKFVAITNPDVIEEIDQICKKRVRLFPQMLMPHPWVDKQVPGDKNAKPKKWQKTLHYLLSRKTPGDVDQRVLGGINTISSDPEYRTFFKAPALIILAKDVRGIGSPDLDLGICGQNMVLAAHSLGLGTCWVSLIKGLTWDHSYVRKVLGLEYPFKILTSLTLGYPAGQVDNIVARERQRVNWIE; translated from the coding sequence ATGTTGGAGAAGCACAAACACATCAGTTTTCCGCCCAAGACTGATTTTCCGATTTTTCAGGTGGACGACGAAAAATGCATCGGCTGCGGGCGCTGCGTCAATTCCTGCCCCATCCAGCTATTGATGCTGAACAGCGACAAAAAAGCCCGGCCCAACGAGCGCTACGACCATTTCCGGTGCATCTGCTGCCAGAACTGCGCCGCCTCCTGCCCCAACGACGCCATAACCATCCTGGGGGATTACCGGGTGCACGAGGGCTTTTGGAAAAACGACAACCTGTTCGAGGGCGGCAAAACCTTTCCTGATCCCCTGTATTCGCGCAACGGCGCCAAGTACGAGGACTATAAAGACCAACTGACCGAAACGGAAAAGGTCATCTACAACCGCCGCAGCATCCGTTTATATAAGAAAAAAAGGGTATCCAAGGAAATGGTGCACCGGGTCATCGAGGCGGGCAGGTTCGCGCCTTCAGCGGGAAACAACCAGCCCTGGAAGTTCGTGGCCATCACAAACCCGGATGTCATCGAGGAGATCGACCAGATCTGCAAAAAAAGGGTGCGGCTCTTTCCCCAGATGCTCATGCCCCACCCGTGGGTGGACAAACAGGTTCCGGGGGATAAAAACGCCAAGCCGAAAAAATGGCAGAAAACCCTCCATTACCTGCTCTCCCGCAAAACCCCGGGAGACGTGGATCAACGGGTCCTGGGCGGCATCAACACCATTTCCAGCGATCCCGAGTACCGGACCTTTTTCAAGGCGCCCGCCCTCATCATCCTGGCAAAGGACGTGAGGGGCATCGGCTCTCCGGATTTGGATCTGGGCATTTGCGGCCAGAACATGGTCCTGGCGGCCCATTCGTTAGGTCTGGGAACCTGCTGGGTCAGCCTGATCAAGGGGCTTACCTGGGATCACAGTTATGTTCGGAAGGTTTTGGGGCTGGAATACCCGTTTAAAATCCTGACCTCATTGACCTTGGGATATCCCGCCGGCCAGGTGGACAACATCGTGGCCAGGGAAAGGCAGCGGGTGAATTGGATCGAATAG
- a CDS encoding TetR/AcrR family transcriptional regulator, with product MTGKEKTELRKTQILQAAAKVFAEKGFQEGTIPDVAKESGVSEASIYEYFSNKENLLFSIPMEAMQRLSEKIDFHLKLIRGGAEKLRAILYLQLLFYIENRDYAAVIMLILKQNRRFLDTEAHQAIRKHLKTVDKVIRDGMECGEFRNDMDPYLIRSTCLGSMEHVVTNWLMLGHPTDEELLKWVDPMLNALVRGVGAGNELNQCPLKHLIVPEDVEA from the coding sequence GTGACCGGAAAAGAAAAAACCGAACTCCGAAAAACCCAAATCCTCCAAGCAGCCGCCAAGGTTTTCGCCGAAAAAGGCTTTCAGGAAGGGACCATTCCGGATGTGGCCAAAGAGTCGGGCGTTTCCGAAGCCTCCATTTACGAGTATTTCAGCAACAAGGAAAATCTCCTGTTTTCCATCCCCATGGAGGCCATGCAGCGTTTGAGCGAAAAGATTGATTTCCACCTCAAGCTGATCCGGGGCGGCGCGGAAAAACTCCGGGCGATTTTGTATCTTCAACTTCTTTTTTATATTGAGAACCGGGATTACGCAGCGGTTATCATGCTGATATTGAAGCAAAACCGTCGTTTTCTCGACACGGAGGCCCACCAGGCCATCCGCAAGCATTTAAAAACCGTGGACAAGGTGATCAGGGACGGCATGGAATGCGGCGAGTTCCGGAACGACATGGATCCCTACCTTATTCGGTCCACCTGCCTGGGCAGCATGGAGCACGTGGTCACCAACTGGCTCATGCTCGGGCATCCCACGGACGAGGAGTTGCTGAAATGGGTGGATCCCATGTTGAACGCCCTTGTCCGGGGAGTAGGCGCGGGAAACGAATTGAACCAATGTCCCTTGAAGCACCTCATCGTCCCAGAGGACGTCGAGGCCTGA
- a CDS encoding acyl-CoA carboxylase subunit beta, translating to MGKWMDGYLEKLEAKRLKSQQGGGQDRQEVQHSLNKLTARERMELLFDKGAFDELGALTRDARPPLDGKKRPSPGDGVVMGGGQINGRNALAFCLDFTVMAGGLGNDGVWMLADLVKKAGERNVPLIGMLDSAGSRISVKDGYTGLNGLGRLFKYMSQYSGVSPRIMMVLGPCTGPLAALPVMGDFRIFNEESAFLWLGGAMESDEAGTAEFHMEKSGQCDFVVDSDEDAIDKAKELLAYMPQNCWEMPPFVDSGDDPERREEAILDVMPENVKFTYDVHEIIELIVDNGEFLEVQEEYATHLVTGFARIGGYPIGIVANNPDEMSGVFEIDSADKYDRFMNFLDCFNIPIITMVDSTAYVPGDKWERLGIIRHGAKNLHSYSHLTTQKITVVLRRSYGGSNIVMGCAQMHPDVVFGWPCGEFAPTGPESIVEAIFHKELAKAEEKGGKEKRQEYYDMLLATVRERFNIMHHSMDWTSYYMVEEAIDPRDTRAKIYRTIVATLDKQEELPEKKRFIKPA from the coding sequence ATGGGAAAATGGATGGACGGCTACCTGGAGAAACTGGAAGCCAAGCGCCTGAAAAGTCAGCAAGGCGGGGGCCAGGATCGCCAGGAGGTGCAGCATTCCCTAAACAAGCTGACGGCTCGGGAAAGAATGGAGCTCTTGTTTGACAAGGGCGCCTTTGACGAACTGGGCGCCCTGACCCGGGACGCCCGCCCGCCCCTGGACGGCAAAAAACGCCCCAGCCCGGGCGACGGCGTGGTCATGGGCGGAGGCCAAATCAACGGCCGCAACGCCCTGGCTTTTTGCCTGGACTTTACGGTCATGGCCGGGGGCCTTGGCAACGACGGCGTGTGGATGCTGGCGGACCTGGTGAAAAAAGCCGGGGAGCGGAACGTGCCCCTGATCGGCATGCTGGATTCCGCAGGCTCCCGGATCAGCGTCAAAGACGGATACACCGGCCTTAACGGCCTTGGCCGTTTGTTCAAGTACATGTCTCAGTATTCGGGCGTCAGCCCCCGGATCATGATGGTTCTGGGCCCCTGCACCGGCCCCCTTGCGGCTTTGCCGGTCATGGGCGACTTCCGGATTTTCAACGAAGAAAGCGCCTTTTTGTGGCTGGGCGGCGCAATGGAGTCCGACGAGGCGGGAACCGCGGAATTCCATATGGAAAAAAGCGGCCAGTGCGACTTTGTTGTGGACAGCGACGAAGACGCCATAGACAAAGCCAAGGAGCTTTTGGCCTACATGCCCCAGAACTGCTGGGAAATGCCTCCCTTCGTGGACTCGGGCGACGATCCCGAACGCCGGGAGGAAGCCATCCTGGACGTCATGCCGGAAAACGTCAAGTTCACCTATGACGTGCACGAAATTATCGAATTGATCGTGGATAACGGCGAGTTCCTGGAAGTCCAGGAGGAATACGCCACCCATCTGGTTACGGGCTTCGCCCGCATAGGCGGATATCCCATCGGCATCGTGGCCAACAACCCGGACGAAATGAGCGGCGTCTTTGAAATCGACTCCGCCGACAAGTACGACCGGTTCATGAATTTTCTGGACTGCTTCAACATTCCCATCATCACCATGGTGGACTCCACGGCCTACGTGCCCGGCGACAAGTGGGAGCGCCTGGGCATCATCCGCCACGGCGCCAAGAACCTGCATTCGTACTCTCATCTGACCACCCAGAAAATCACCGTGGTCCTGCGCCGCTCCTACGGCGGGTCCAACATCGTCATGGGCTGCGCCCAGATGCACCCGGACGTGGTGTTCGGCTGGCCCTGCGGCGAGTTCGCCCCCACCGGGCCGGAATCCATTGTGGAAGCCATCTTCCATAAGGAGCTGGCGAAAGCCGAGGAAAAGGGCGGCAAGGAAAAACGTCAGGAATACTATGACATGCTCCTGGCTACGGTCAGGGAGCGGTTTAACATCATGCATCACTCCATGGACTGGACCTCTTATTATATGGTGGAGGAAGCCATCGACCCGCGGGACACCCGCGCCAAGATCTACCGCACCATCGTGGCCACCCTGGACAAGCAGGAAGAGCTTCCTGAAAAGAAACGCTTCATCAAGCCTGCATAA